The following proteins are co-located in the Clostridiales bacterium genome:
- a CDS encoding alpha/beta hydrolase, with translation MGNIMQRNHVNILGDGKQTVVFGHGFGCSQDIWRYLVPSFLKDYRVVLFDYVGSGKSDCSAYDGARYSSLEGYAEDLLEVLEELKLGPVVFVGHSVSSMIGLLTSVKKPELFQALIMISPSPRYRNDLPDYYGGFSEDDIRELLQLMEKNFVGWATASAAALINTPDQPSLARQLEETFHAEDPVIMKNFAKATFQSDHRKDLSEVSIPSLIIQCSEDSIVPIEVADYLHAHIHESSLQVIKAKGHYPQLSCPKETADVIINYLSDGNKSKQGFSRGQ, from the coding sequence GTGGGTAATATCATGCAAAGAAATCATGTCAATATCCTCGGAGACGGGAAGCAGACTGTGGTTTTCGGACACGGATTTGGTTGCTCTCAGGATATTTGGAGATATTTAGTACCCAGTTTTCTAAAAGACTACCGGGTTGTTTTATTCGATTATGTGGGCTCAGGCAAGTCTGATTGTTCCGCATACGATGGGGCGCGTTACAGTTCCCTTGAGGGCTACGCTGAAGATTTGCTGGAGGTCCTGGAGGAATTGAAACTTGGCCCGGTTGTTTTTGTCGGCCATTCTGTCAGTTCTATGATTGGCTTGCTCACTTCCGTCAAGAAACCGGAACTGTTTCAGGCTTTGATTATGATCAGCCCGTCTCCCAGGTATCGGAATGATCTTCCGGACTACTATGGGGGCTTCAGCGAAGACGATATTCGGGAATTGCTGCAGCTGATGGAAAAAAACTTTGTGGGCTGGGCAACTGCAAGCGCCGCTGCTTTGATCAATACACCGGATCAACCTTCTCTTGCAAGGCAGTTAGAAGAGACCTTTCATGCTGAAGACCCGGTGATTATGAAGAATTTTGCCAAGGCAACTTTTCAGTCAGATCACAGAAAGGACTTATCGGAGGTTTCAATTCCTTCTCTGATCATCCAATGTTCCGAAGACAGCATTGTACCCATTGAGGTGGCAGACTATCTCCATGCTCATATTCATGAAAGCAGTCTGCAGGTGATTAAAGCAAAGGGCCATTACCCTCAATTGAGCTGCCCAAAGGAAACGGCGGATGTCATAATCAATTATCTTTCAGACGGGAATAAAAGCAAACAGGGGTTTTCACGTGGACAGTAG
- a CDS encoding S-layer homology domain-containing protein, translated as MIRKMQKKLTAVLLILTLTVSMLPGMAQEVWADPGGADLSLRTIGTHVFNSVTEGYGTQPFHQETMDNTGDDGTGELTIELGGANPEAFTLSKTSITNIEANKSDYFNITPKTGLTANTYTATVTVSGPGVTANSFDVRFLVSPAGTTYTATIRTYIDDTSSDVTGKVELWKNGSLAAEAEKTETGGYTTDVPNGDYWVYINNVDTGRSISINGGPLSVEVDYYTVNFSSITAGTADASNVTATANGASISSGTLVLKNASVIFTAKGKGSASYTYGWNDAGSTTNATLSIAFLKTPVDLICTVTGIGEPPAEPDYDINGDGYLWTGNSEKIVLSGDNDILTIHKKPTSYIQIEIESEDGSTVKINGNSIAFDEMNIVVLNNIALTLDNVNVTAPPESVNPDAQSRIALLLNKAQKDLEPTELNIGGNCFLNGSEAGHGISSYEELRITGSGTLNARGGDRTSGTGNGGSGIYTDGYRVAGNDAKLLLDGGVTVNAAGGDSQSEEGGVGIHAAFGVLIIRNATVSATGGKSTGSTGIKRNGGAALQASFNGTTLLQGGSVIIEDSTITARGGNSASGSGGTGIYALSALAINGSSTIDAEGGNSDSGSGGTALYANIGELNIHGGTINATGGNSTSGAGGTALCTNVGELNIHGGIINATGGDSAFSSGSPALYAYLDDLSISGGTITAKGGNGAVNGSHGIYTQCGAVTIGSGANVTAIAGNGTTGLGGVGIRAYGSPGGTGSSPGTVQIAANAGDIYVRGGQGVSAERDSIMGHFIYVATGNIGSILMELGAAHVIQNVPGGDDLYHVKAAVNPAAKVVIQSSVNGSKGDYLYRAPTKEDGLASLWLPAGEKTLRAEDYDAGTLTVPVGGSPMPEITLSLGAKDPVVTAHNTAELKTYISASYVTTINLVEGTVYDYDGASITRALTINGNGATLNAGAGIDSIVVKMTDGKVPNAEGKVFLEVQGTGSSLTLKDVTIQGGGTLFLCGINAKTGAAVSLENVTFKGFHANIASEGIVNNFGVHAEPEATSLIVKNCAFDSSNAFRNAVAVRGGTALIENSTFIGTATPELLNVSDGYEYGVYLYGGTSTVRNNTMSGYDGALIPGYLSGSIATAAYYDIDAEITGNKLSDSTVGINIVGAWHILSYPCKATVNGIALNSSEHAYLLGEKLSVQNTIANNMEGSIQLNLDQNDYYTDTTVTPPENFGTPVYFGGFLKLKEKSKSSATLEFFDSKTAKAAIANQKSMILQVSGDNGASWTTAAVTAPLTSNSTGAVVSLASGKTYLLRTVMTITSQTMPNDSLPDVYTPADIVCYSNAVSVTIAAGGGSSSGPKSPPAANSGAEVIVNGRIQNAGSAETVKGSDGRTTTTVTVDSAKLEAILATEKKGATVVIPVTGGADTAAGKLTGEMIKNMEQQEATLVLKNDTASYTLPAAQINISDVSRQLGTSVSLADIAVAVSVSEPDKTMAKVVESAASNGGYTIMIPAVDFTITCTYGGRTVNVSGFNSYVERTIAIPDGVDPKKITTGVVVDPKGTIHHVPTRVTVINGTYYAVINSLTNSTYSVIWNPVEFADMKKHWAKDSVNNMGSRMVVTGVGSTNYAPARNLTRGEFAAILVRALGLEPGIGSHKFSDVTTTDWYSGYIKTAAEYGIITGYDNGNFGPDDTITREQAMAMIARTMKLTGLNSGLATGEAGQLLKGFTDAAKVSAYARDSIEACLKTGIVTGISADKLSPKNNITRAEAAVMAERLLQKSNLI; from the coding sequence ATGATTCGAAAAATGCAAAAAAAATTGACGGCAGTTTTACTGATCCTTACACTGACCGTAAGTATGCTGCCCGGGATGGCACAGGAAGTCTGGGCTGATCCCGGTGGAGCTGATCTGTCCTTAAGGACCATTGGCACTCATGTATTCAATTCCGTGACGGAAGGCTACGGGACGCAGCCGTTTCACCAGGAAACTATGGACAATACGGGCGATGACGGCACTGGCGAGTTGACAATCGAACTTGGCGGAGCAAATCCCGAGGCTTTCACACTTTCAAAAACGAGTATTACCAACATCGAAGCGAATAAAAGCGACTATTTCAATATTACTCCGAAAACAGGCCTTACGGCCAATACCTACACGGCTACAGTCACCGTTTCGGGACCTGGTGTGACAGCGAATAGCTTTGATGTGAGATTTCTTGTGAGTCCGGCAGGAACAACCTATACTGCTACCATCAGAACATATATTGACGATACAAGTTCTGATGTGACGGGAAAAGTAGAGCTTTGGAAAAACGGCAGTCTTGCAGCGGAGGCGGAAAAGACTGAAACTGGAGGATATACAACCGACGTACCCAATGGAGACTATTGGGTTTATATCAATAATGTAGATACTGGGCGGTCGATCTCCATTAACGGGGGCCCTCTATCTGTCGAAGTGGATTATTACACGGTAAACTTTTCGTCCATAACAGCAGGCACTGCAGATGCAAGCAACGTTACCGCAACAGCCAATGGTGCTTCCATCAGCAGCGGAACATTGGTACTAAAAAATGCAAGTGTCATTTTTACTGCAAAGGGGAAAGGTTCCGCCAGCTATACCTATGGGTGGAATGATGCAGGTAGCACCACAAATGCAACACTGAGCATCGCATTTCTGAAGACTCCAGTAGACCTTATCTGCACTGTTACCGGCATAGGAGAGCCACCTGCAGAGCCGGATTACGACATCAACGGAGACGGTTATCTGTGGACTGGAAACAGCGAAAAGATTGTTTTATCAGGTGATAACGACATACTAACGATTCATAAAAAGCCGACAAGCTATATTCAGATTGAAATTGAATCAGAAGATGGATCGACGGTCAAAATCAATGGAAATTCAATTGCCTTCGATGAGATGAACATTGTTGTTCTTAATAATATTGCACTCACACTTGATAATGTAAATGTCACTGCGCCTCCTGAGTCTGTCAATCCTGATGCTCAGTCCAGAATTGCACTGTTGCTCAATAAGGCACAAAAGGATTTAGAGCCGACGGAACTCAACATTGGAGGGAATTGTTTCCTTAACGGCAGTGAAGCAGGTCATGGAATTTCTTCCTATGAAGAGCTTCGAATTACCGGGTCCGGGACGCTCAATGCAAGAGGAGGAGACCGTACCTCCGGTACCGGCAACGGTGGCAGTGGTATTTATACAGATGGTTACAGGGTAGCTGGAAACGATGCGAAGCTGCTCCTGGACGGCGGTGTTACAGTGAATGCTGCAGGCGGAGACTCGCAGAGTGAAGAGGGCGGAGTGGGAATTCATGCTGCCTTTGGAGTTTTGATCATACGGAATGCCACGGTTAGCGCAACGGGCGGAAAGAGTACCGGTTCCACTGGCATTAAGCGAAATGGTGGTGCGGCGCTTCAAGCCTCATTTAACGGAACGACCTTGCTGCAGGGAGGGAGTGTTATTATTGAAGATAGCACAATAACTGCTCGGGGCGGCAATTCTGCAAGTGGATCAGGAGGAACAGGTATTTACGCTCTCAGCGCGCTGGCCATAAACGGTAGCAGTACCATTGATGCTGAAGGAGGAAATAGTGATTCCGGTAGCGGAGGTACAGCGTTATATGCAAATATAGGAGAGCTCAATATCCACGGTGGAACCATCAATGCAACGGGAGGGAATAGCACCTCTGGAGCGGGAGGTACAGCGCTATGTACAAATGTGGGAGAGCTCAACATCCACGGCGGAATCATCAATGCAACGGGAGGGGATAGCGCCTTTAGCAGCGGCAGTCCAGCGCTGTATGCATATCTGGATGACCTCAGCATCAGCGGTGGAACAATAACTGCCAAAGGCGGAAACGGCGCGGTCAACGGCTCCCATGGGATTTATACTCAGTGCGGTGCTGTAACCATCGGAAGCGGTGCCAATGTGACAGCAATCGCAGGCAACGGTACCACTGGCCTTGGTGGTGTAGGAATTCGGGCGTACGGCTCTCCCGGCGGTACAGGATCTTCCCCGGGAACCGTCCAAATTGCAGCCAATGCAGGTGATATCTATGTCCGGGGCGGGCAAGGAGTCTCTGCTGAGAGAGATTCCATCATGGGTCATTTTATTTATGTCGCAACGGGAAACATCGGTTCTATCTTGATGGAACTGGGTGCAGCTCATGTGATTCAGAATGTCCCCGGAGGAGATGATCTATATCATGTTAAGGCTGCAGTGAATCCGGCTGCAAAGGTTGTGATTCAATCCAGCGTAAATGGATCCAAAGGAGACTATCTCTATCGGGCACCCACAAAAGAGGACGGGTTGGCCTCCCTATGGCTGCCTGCCGGAGAAAAAACGCTGAGGGCAGAGGATTATGATGCAGGAACATTAACCGTTCCTGTGGGTGGAAGCCCAATGCCGGAAATAACGCTGAGTCTTGGTGCGAAAGATCCAGTCGTTACCGCGCATAACACAGCTGAACTGAAAACCTACATATCAGCCTCCTATGTTACTACAATCAATCTCGTTGAGGGAACTGTATATGATTATGATGGGGCATCAATTACTCGGGCTCTAACCATCAATGGAAACGGAGCTACTCTTAATGCAGGAGCGGGAATTGACAGCATCGTTGTCAAAATGACAGATGGCAAGGTACCGAATGCGGAGGGGAAAGTCTTCCTGGAGGTTCAGGGTACGGGAAGCAGTCTCACACTGAAGGATGTGACAATTCAGGGTGGAGGTACGCTGTTCTTATGCGGAATTAATGCGAAAACCGGCGCTGCAGTAAGCTTGGAGAATGTAACTTTTAAGGGCTTCCATGCAAATATAGCCAGCGAAGGCATTGTTAATAACTTTGGCGTTCACGCAGAGCCAGAGGCTACATCTTTGATCGTCAAAAACTGTGCATTTGATTCTTCCAATGCATTCAGAAATGCGGTTGCCGTGCGAGGCGGAACTGCATTGATCGAAAACAGCACCTTTATTGGTACTGCAACACCGGAACTTCTCAATGTGTCTGATGGATACGAGTATGGGGTCTATTTGTACGGAGGAACTTCCACAGTCAGAAACAATACGATGAGCGGTTATGACGGCGCGCTGATTCCAGGATACCTGAGCGGCTCCATTGCGACAGCTGCGTATTACGATATTGATGCAGAAATAACCGGAAACAAATTGTCGGACAGCACCGTCGGAATAAACATTGTGGGCGCATGGCATATCTTGTCCTACCCCTGCAAGGCAACTGTAAACGGTATTGCGCTAAACTCCAGTGAGCATGCCTATCTTCTCGGAGAGAAACTTTCAGTCCAAAATACGATTGCCAATAATATGGAAGGCAGTATTCAACTGAATCTCGATCAGAATGATTACTATACAGATACGACGGTTACACCACCGGAGAATTTCGGAACACCAGTATATTTTGGAGGCTTCCTTAAGCTGAAGGAAAAAAGCAAATCATCTGCAACTCTGGAATTTTTCGATTCCAAAACAGCAAAAGCAGCAATTGCAAACCAGAAATCTATGATCCTTCAAGTTTCGGGGGATAATGGAGCGAGCTGGACAACAGCCGCTGTGACAGCGCCGCTGACATCAAATTCGACGGGAGCTGTGGTAAGCCTTGCTTCAGGGAAGACTTACCTTCTGCGGACGGTAATGACAATTACAAGCCAGACGATGCCCAATGACTCCTTGCCCGATGTGTATACACCAGCTGACATTGTATGCTATTCCAATGCAGTCAGTGTGACCATTGCAGCAGGAGGAGGCTCATCAAGCGGACCGAAGAGTCCCCCGGCAGCAAACAGTGGAGCAGAGGTAATTGTCAACGGAAGGATCCAAAACGCAGGATCAGCAGAGACTGTAAAAGGATCTGACGGACGAACCACCACAACGGTAACGGTGGATTCAGCAAAATTGGAGGCCATATTGGCTACGGAGAAAAAAGGGGCAACTGTAGTTATCCCAGTGACGGGAGGTGCGGATACTGCAGCGGGCAAGCTCACCGGTGAGATGATTAAAAATATGGAACAGCAGGAGGCAACTCTTGTCCTCAAAAACGATACGGCATCCTACACGCTTCCAGCAGCACAGATCAACATCAGTGACGTATCCAGGCAGCTTGGGACAAGCGTTTCTCTTGCGGATATTGCTGTAGCTGTCAGTGTGTCGGAGCCGGACAAAACAATGGCAAAAGTGGTCGAAAGCGCTGCTTCAAACGGCGGATATACCATCATGATTCCAGCAGTAGACTTTACCATCACCTGCACCTATGGCGGACGTACGGTTAATGTCAGCGGATTTAACTCCTACGTGGAGCGTACCATTGCCATACCTGACGGAGTGGATCCCAAGAAGATCACTACAGGCGTTGTGGTTGATCCAAAGGGTACCATTCACCATGTTCCAACCAGAGTGACCGTAATAAACGGAACATACTATGCAGTAATCAACAGCCTGACAAACAGCACCTATTCCGTTATCTGGAATCCGGTTGAGTTCGCGGATATGAAAAAGCATTGGGCTAAGGATTCTGTTAATAATATGGGATCCAGAATGGTTGTTACAGGGGTTGGAAGCACCAATTATGCACCGGCAAGAAATCTTACCCGGGGCGAGTTTGCCGCTATTCTCGTGAGAGCTCTTGGACTGGAACCGGGAATCGGCAGCCATAAATTCAGTGATGTTACTACGACTGACTGGTACTCCGGCTATATTAAGACGGCGGCGGAATATGGCATCATAACGGGATATGATAACGGTAATTTCGGTCCTGATGACACCATTACCAGAGAACAGGCAATGGCTATGATTGCACGTACGATGAAACTTACCGGTCTTAATTCCGGCCTGGCTACCGGCGAAGCAGGTCAGTTGCTGAAAGGATTTACGGATGCTGCGAAGGTTTCCGCTTATGCCAGAGACAGCATCGAAGCATGCCTGAAAACCGGCATTGTTACCGGAATCAGTGCAGACAAGCTTTCTCCGAAAAACAATATCACGCGGGCCGAGGCTGCTGTTATGGCAGAACGCCTGCTTCAGAAATCAAACCTGATCTAA
- a CDS encoding SpoIIE family protein phosphatase, giving the protein MEKCINTAEIYETITAIIDDHVLVCDREGRIAFSNRAIQESLGYTDSELAASAFLDLIADIHRNKAKTMLETVSSNPSDWEELLFLGRDDMVRLHLKFFEKGNLIYLLGNEKSAEYERIKKKIDTEITNAVKIHRRSLPASLPQSERISFASLYIPAEELGGDLFDVFKVDNGLLDDYFEQYVCFVADVSGHGLDSAMLAIFVKDTIRSYFRLKHIPGQLLSPKEIMLFFIEQYRKEGYPEEYLVCLIIAVFDLKTKELTYCNAGLHICPLLVTQEERMIELGKAGFPITTALNADLFEYEDTTYPLLPTLTLFFMSDGLPEQRAGNEFYGERLKKLFPEIHRLNPAGMIQRIEEDFNDFLGCEKVRDDITLVVAKLLPTVNK; this is encoded by the coding sequence TTGGAGAAGTGCATAAATACAGCGGAAATATATGAAACGATTACGGCTATCATTGACGATCACGTTCTGGTTTGCGACAGGGAAGGAAGAATTGCTTTCTCCAATCGGGCAATCCAGGAAAGTTTGGGATATACCGATTCAGAACTTGCTGCCTCTGCCTTCCTCGATTTGATCGCGGATATTCATAGGAATAAGGCAAAGACAATGTTGGAAACCGTATCTTCCAACCCTTCTGATTGGGAAGAGTTATTGTTTCTCGGAAGAGATGATATGGTTCGGCTTCACCTAAAATTTTTTGAGAAGGGGAATTTGATCTATTTACTTGGAAATGAAAAAAGTGCGGAGTATGAGCGAATTAAAAAGAAAATTGATACAGAGATAACGAACGCGGTAAAGATTCATAGACGTTCCCTGCCAGCCAGCCTTCCTCAGTCAGAGCGAATTTCATTTGCTTCCTTATATATTCCCGCAGAGGAGCTGGGAGGCGACTTGTTTGATGTTTTTAAAGTGGACAATGGACTGCTGGATGATTATTTTGAACAGTACGTTTGTTTTGTAGCAGATGTTTCCGGACATGGACTGGATAGTGCAATGCTTGCAATCTTCGTGAAAGATACTATCAGAAGTTACTTCCGCTTGAAGCATATACCGGGTCAGCTGCTGTCACCCAAAGAGATCATGCTGTTTTTCATCGAGCAGTATCGCAAGGAAGGTTACCCGGAAGAGTATCTGGTTTGCTTGATCATTGCAGTTTTTGATCTGAAAACAAAGGAACTTACTTACTGTAATGCGGGACTTCATATCTGTCCGCTGTTAGTTACACAGGAGGAGCGGATGATAGAACTGGGTAAAGCGGGCTTCCCCATAACCACAGCGCTGAATGCTGATTTGTTTGAATACGAGGACACGACTTATCCTCTCCTTCCGACCTTGACTTTGTTTTTCATGTCTGACGGATTGCCTGAACAAAGGGCCGGAAATGAATTTTACGGAGAGAGACTGAAAAAACTGTTTCCCGAAATTCATCGTCTGAATCCTGCAGGGATGATTCAGCGGATAGAAGAAGATTTCAATGATTTCCTTGGTTGTGAGAAAGTTAGAGACGATATTACATTAGTTGTCGCAAAGCTTCTGCCAACGGTGAATAAATGA
- a CDS encoding diguanylate cyclase, protein MRKKHTAIFVLIVIIFLSLISIFISKPTDSYPPEITGGVLDLRDWSFEKDGMVTLKGEWTFYFNQFLTHSDFMSGNCPKPILVQVPSTRKSMAESKPFNENQYYGTLRLVVKLPDQWKPYGLKTNIILTSYQLYIDGRLSGEVGKVGTSRENSKPYYNILTTYFNPEQNEVELIYHTSDFWAQDSVITAPKLGLAQQISREQQIGLGRDLFLFGMLLIMGIYHVGLYFMRSKDPAPLYFAVFCLLFSLRMLLVGERFLPSRLELDFFLYGRVAYLCVFIGFTALCGFLYYTLEGLFPRWFLKAGTALGLVFGILMLWIPYYLADRMLMVYAAAGFALMGYSIIRLAVGVLRSYPFAQTVLLGFAMLGITFINDFVYQITLSNTPSLIPLGVIVFTFTQAYTLSARFSSAFTDAERLSVENQTILQELKLMNSNLESLVEERTSDLQKAFKEMEAMSKTDYLTKLPNRRFALAKIEQLKEAGKSFCIGLADIDYFKEINDRYGHMKGDEILIQIAGILQHSVGDSGFAGRWGGEEFLLLLEINELKAIQEKAESIRRSVEDYRYSDIEEHITITIGICLYAEDMSVSTMIAKADQYLYQGKAAGRNRCVIDGSVLQPAG, encoded by the coding sequence ATGAGAAAGAAACATACAGCAATTTTTGTACTGATTGTTATCATCTTTCTATCGTTGATTTCAATTTTTATCAGCAAGCCTACAGATTCATACCCTCCTGAAATAACAGGGGGTGTTTTGGATTTGCGTGATTGGTCGTTTGAGAAGGATGGAATGGTAACTCTGAAGGGAGAATGGACATTCTACTTTAACCAATTCCTGACTCATTCGGACTTTATGTCAGGCAACTGCCCAAAACCAATTTTGGTCCAAGTTCCTAGCACAAGAAAGAGCATGGCGGAATCAAAGCCCTTCAACGAAAACCAGTATTATGGAACATTGCGCCTTGTAGTGAAACTTCCGGATCAATGGAAGCCATATGGCCTGAAAACGAATATCATTCTCACATCCTACCAGCTCTACATCGACGGAAGATTATCTGGAGAAGTGGGGAAGGTTGGCACGAGCAGAGAAAACAGCAAACCATACTATAACATTCTCACCACCTATTTCAATCCTGAACAGAATGAAGTGGAACTCATTTATCATACCTCAGACTTCTGGGCACAGGATAGCGTGATAACTGCTCCCAAACTTGGACTGGCTCAGCAGATTTCAAGAGAGCAGCAGATTGGTTTGGGAAGAGATTTGTTCCTGTTTGGTATGCTTCTTATAATGGGAATTTACCACGTCGGCTTATACTTTATGCGTTCCAAAGATCCTGCACCGTTATACTTTGCTGTTTTTTGCCTTTTATTTTCCCTTAGAATGCTTTTGGTGGGAGAACGCTTTTTGCCAAGCCGCCTTGAACTGGACTTTTTTTTATATGGACGCGTAGCATATTTGTGTGTTTTTATTGGATTTACGGCGTTGTGCGGTTTTCTTTACTATACCTTAGAAGGTTTGTTTCCCAGATGGTTTCTCAAGGCCGGAACGGCTCTGGGACTTGTATTTGGGATCTTAATGCTATGGATTCCTTATTATCTGGCTGACCGGATGCTTATGGTGTACGCTGCAGCGGGGTTTGCGCTGATGGGTTATTCGATAATCCGTTTGGCGGTAGGTGTACTGAGGAGCTATCCCTTTGCCCAAACGGTTCTCTTGGGCTTTGCAATGCTTGGGATCACCTTTATCAATGATTTTGTGTATCAGATAACCCTCTCCAATACTCCCTCTCTCATTCCACTGGGCGTAATCGTTTTTACATTTACTCAGGCATATACACTGTCTGCAAGATTCTCCAGTGCCTTTACGGATGCCGAAAGACTGTCTGTTGAAAATCAAACGATTCTGCAGGAACTCAAGCTCATGAACAGCAATCTGGAGTCCCTTGTAGAAGAACGAACTTCAGATCTGCAGAAAGCTTTCAAAGAGATGGAGGCCATGTCAAAAACGGATTATTTGACAAAACTCCCAAACCGAAGGTTTGCTCTTGCAAAAATTGAACAGCTTAAGGAAGCGGGAAAGAGTTTTTGTATCGGCCTGGCAGATATTGATTATTTTAAGGAGATCAATGACCGCTACGGGCATATGAAAGGGGATGAAATCCTGATTCAGATCGCAGGAATACTGCAGCACTCCGTTGGAGACAGCGGGTTTGCAGGAAGATGGGGAGGAGAAGAATTCCTGCTGCTGCTGGAGATAAATGAGCTGAAGGCAATTCAGGAAAAAGCAGAATCAATTCGCAGGTCAGTGGAAGACTATAGGTACAGTGATATCGAGGAACATATTACAATTACAATAGGTATATGTCTGTATGCGGAAGACATGTCTGTGAGCACGATGATTGCTAAGGCAGATCAATACTTGTATCAAGGAAAGGCCGCCGGCAGGAACCGATGTGTCATTGACGGATCTGTACTGCAGCCAGCAGGATAA
- a CDS encoding rubrerythrin, whose translation MQEILEGILEAIEDEIRAQRNYQSLADKAKDPGVRKFFEQLKLEEEEHERVLRTRYEAFSKMR comes from the coding sequence ATGCAGGAGATTCTGGAAGGGATTCTTGAGGCGATAGAAGATGAGATCAGAGCACAGAGGAATTACCAAAGCCTGGCGGATAAAGCAAAGGACCCGGGTGTCAGAAAATTCTTTGAGCAGCTTAAATTAGAAGAGGAAGAACATGAACGGGTGCTTCGCACGCGTTATGAAGCGTTTTCAAAGATGCGTTAA
- a CDS encoding diguanylate cyclase has product MDSSMKNAPCGFVILSNQGEIQEVNDTFLNMTGYGKEDLMHKHLESFLTIPSRIMFHSLFFPQIRLNGRIEELYLTISSKNGSLSVLLMGSKSQLRDREVIDCMIIRMSQRDDYEKELQFIKKELEGAYLAENKLRKLFETTLFSINEGIIVTDEAGMITIMNPLAEKFTGWKKEAAKGKAFDEVFQCVASKTREKQSGMVLNVIETGTNKDVFDDLILLSKDGTERFVSGTAAAIRSEDGSISGVISSFRDITKEYLQEKEIDHFLNVNLEMLCVMNGSGEFHKINKKFGSTLGYSAEELLGKSFLKFVHEEDVADTSDAIMTPGYSHEPYVFTNRFLCKDGSYKYIEWYRQPVEGHYIYSSARDVTEKILKENNLMNIAVKDELTGLYNRHFLISYLEKEMRSELENTPMIMAIMDLDHFKLVNDTWGHPVGDQQLKHTAGTILNAVRKTDMLIRFGGEEFLLILPRTSAEAAERVLEKVRTSVETNHHPVTGRQTVSIGIAEYRKGESFSEWYRRADGALYHAKETGRNRIVVSDE; this is encoded by the coding sequence GTGGACAGTAGTATGAAAAACGCTCCCTGCGGTTTTGTGATATTGTCAAATCAGGGAGAGATTCAGGAAGTGAATGATACATTTTTGAATATGACCGGCTATGGAAAAGAGGACCTGATGCACAAGCATTTAGAGTCCTTTTTAACGATACCAAGCAGGATTATGTTTCACTCATTATTTTTTCCTCAAATCAGGCTTAACGGACGGATCGAGGAGCTCTATCTCACGATATCATCGAAAAACGGCTCCCTTTCGGTGCTGCTTATGGGCAGTAAAAGCCAGCTTAGGGACAGGGAAGTCATCGACTGCATGATCATCAGAATGAGTCAGCGGGATGATTATGAAAAGGAGCTTCAATTTATCAAAAAGGAATTGGAAGGCGCTTATCTAGCCGAGAATAAGCTCAGAAAACTCTTTGAAACGACATTGTTCTCCATCAATGAAGGAATTATCGTTACCGATGAAGCTGGCATGATCACGATCATGAATCCACTTGCTGAGAAATTCACTGGCTGGAAAAAAGAAGCTGCAAAGGGCAAGGCATTTGATGAGGTGTTTCAATGCGTCGCCAGCAAGACAAGAGAAAAGCAGTCTGGCATGGTCCTAAATGTTATTGAAACCGGCACAAATAAGGATGTCTTTGATGATTTGATCTTACTCTCCAAAGATGGAACGGAGCGGTTTGTTTCCGGAACTGCAGCAGCGATCCGTTCAGAGGATGGCAGCATTTCCGGCGTAATTTCTTCTTTCAGAGATATTACAAAGGAATACCTCCAGGAAAAAGAAATCGATCACTTCCTGAATGTAAATCTGGAAATGCTTTGTGTTATGAATGGCAGCGGAGAATTTCACAAGATCAATAAGAAGTTCGGCAGTACCCTTGGCTACAGCGCAGAAGAGCTTCTGGGCAAGAGTTTTCTAAAATTTGTCCATGAAGAAGATGTGGCGGATACCTCTGATGCAATTATGACACCCGGTTATAGCCACGAACCTTATGTTTTCACCAACCGTTTCCTCTGCAAAGATGGATCCTATAAATACATTGAGTGGTACCGTCAGCCCGTGGAAGGACACTATATTTATTCTTCCGCCCGAGATGTGACGGAAAAGATATTGAAAGAGAACAATCTTATGAATATAGCGGTCAAGGATGAATTGACCGGTCTTTATAACAGACATTTTCTGATTTCTTACCTGGAAAAGGAAATGCGGTCTGAACTGGAAAATACGCCCATGATCATGGCAATTATGGACTTGGATCATTTTAAGCTTGTGAATGATACCTGGGGACATCCGGTAGGGGACCAGCAGCTCAAACATACAGCGGGAACAATTCTGAATGCTGTGCGGAAAACGGACATGCTGATCCGATTTGGAGGTGAGGAATTTCTGTTGATTTTGCCCAGGACTTCCGCTGAAGCAGCAGAAAGAGTACTTGAAAAGGTCAGAACATCGGTGGAAACGAACCATCATCCTGTTACCGGAAGGCAGACTGTCAGTATCGGAATTGCAGAATACCGCAAAGGAGAGTCATTTTCTGAATGGTACCGGCGCGCAGATGGCGCATTGTATCATGCAAAGGAAACCGGGAGAAACCGTATTGTTGTTTCTGATGAGTAA